In the genome of Croceimicrobium hydrocarbonivorans, one region contains:
- a CDS encoding T9SS type A sorting domain-containing protein yields the protein MKRVLLTLLLVNLWLGAAAQCPPSSPLSTPYTENFDSEIAGYQATFGNCYVGTRSTAPRWEYESSGTANSAGTGPLNDASGTGIYAYLETSGGALGDTAGLITPPIDLVGLTNPELRFLYHMFGATIGQLDIYVNDGTGWTLESSIVGQQQTGEGDCWLPSAVSLSAYFGDTVRIKFVGERGSSFTGDISIDEITVDEALNCPVPVNFRWLSSTPNAAILTFDAVAAATSGYRVYVGAPGFDPATVTPQTFTNDTVTLTGLSAATTYEAYVESDCGSNGLSGTICAITFETSCVPFNTYYARDFESDTDGDEPQCWVQYNNYDLNAYARTETVTNAYSGNNVLEIFSSSNFSAGDTLISVSPEFSDMTSNTRQVKFYVSSQVASNTLIVGTSNSQLPGSAFNPIDTITLSTSWQLVIIPLNASSGYNGSDKYVVFRHGLENTFSDVYIDDFVYEAIPACPQLTNISLDAVGITTATFSYNSSSNPVQYEFGPVGYQQGTGTVGTLPSNTGTIGGLSSANCYDVYLRTDCTSGGNGTSIWSGPFTVCTLCLTQSLPYSENFDIGLGCFIAQDGGTTTDTWVHATSSTTTTNPAGLNSSPGWVEADSDNAGSGAVTMDENLLSPYIDAGNITGTLYLEFDQFYQNLGSNAIVEVWDGNNWIGLLNQTANIGAFGAPDHQKIDITAYANDSLQVRFVYQDNGAWAWWWLIDNVLIQEELCARSTNFMTSFATSDSLGLSWTAGSGTSFSIEYGPAGFTPGTGTIVGTTNSSITITGLSAQTAYDFYLVDSCFGGTASLPVFHSASTACALTTAAVLPLIEGFENYSTGPVFTTPDQLCNPSYSWTMNPVGNGRFDLQAGATFYRNGLQAMTVGQSSFTNNLVINDLTMTVDLSNYTTSPGITLSLYYMRHTATSRPGNKIFARGSVADTWVQIGVMNSPNVGSYDSIIGVDIVGPLAAAGQTVGATTQIRFDQEGQNGIFSTTCCDGYTIDDLVLEAVSCPKPGNLAVSSLFDTTATLNWAGTASNYQYWFGPAGFYQGTSTTAGTQVMSSSSGILIDTLSQFTCYEFLVRSVCSAGDSSDWTGPFQFCTPCSPISAPYFEDWDAYTSATKDVGCFGIVEDASFNGSTFDGVTIQDLSFYAPISTPNYVEIDNGSVTGSPLILVSPPTTDLNGGDKRIEFYARSTFNATPPHSLIIGTMSNGNDASTFHAIDTIYPDGAAFTQYNVEFTAANGYNGTDMFFGLMHGQGSTFSPLLIDDLIYETIPTCIRPSDLQLDSADLNMLHVSWTSNGVGNSWAIEYGPVGFTPGNGTTIIANSNPFTINSLQAATSYDVYIREICAPGDTSRIVGPEKMSTTVCAATNQCWFTYDLIDAFGDGWNGGLVEIRQNGVTVATLGQNFTGGSLYSDSVLLCDNFPTSIVVSNTGGWPSEMGIMFFTPWGDTLVNYAATGTTNLNTIMGTFTALCTPPTCAAPTNLVQTSGGLTDIGMSWVSNGPGTSFEVEYGSVGHTAGTGSIQSSNTNSATITSLMSSSSYDIYVREICGPNDTSAWYGPVKMNTSLCAVSQQCIFHFDLTDSFGDGWNGAEITVYQNGIEIGKLGSNFTGGTLYQDSLSLCDSLPTQIVLTTGGGWPSEVGFFVYNPLGDTSAFYYASGLTAQGDTMANFIAYCTGSPSTPCTAPDSIWATTNVACDAIEVDWNSHSGGSLIEYGPAGFTPGTGTLTGVVTAPYLISNLNPGTSYDVYVADTCSSDTSGFTMNNFSTASGPLPVASFTIDSAIVGNSYEIYVDASASTDADTYEWNFGNGVTSSNAADTMVYLGNGGYTVTLVVSNACGSDTLTYNINVNIGIEENPLANSLSVYPNPANSMVNINFTAVSSADAVIRLVDAQGREVMNVQERAAGGEFKRELDVSQLASGIYMIEIQSGDLKAHRRLSVK from the coding sequence ATGAAAAGAGTACTACTAACCTTACTCCTCGTCAATCTTTGGCTAGGAGCGGCGGCTCAATGTCCACCAAGCTCTCCACTTTCAACTCCCTACACCGAAAATTTCGATTCTGAAATTGCAGGCTATCAGGCCACCTTCGGGAATTGTTATGTGGGAACTCGTTCTACAGCACCTCGCTGGGAATATGAAAGTAGCGGAACGGCAAATTCCGCTGGAACCGGCCCCCTGAATGATGCTTCAGGCACCGGTATTTATGCTTACCTCGAAACTTCAGGAGGTGCATTAGGCGATACCGCCGGCTTAATTACCCCACCAATCGACCTGGTGGGATTAACAAACCCTGAACTGCGCTTCCTGTACCACATGTTCGGTGCTACCATTGGTCAGCTCGACATCTATGTAAATGATGGCACTGGCTGGACGCTTGAGAGTTCAATTGTTGGTCAGCAACAAACAGGAGAAGGAGATTGCTGGCTACCATCAGCCGTTAGCTTATCTGCCTACTTTGGAGATACAGTACGTATCAAGTTTGTAGGTGAAAGAGGTAGCTCCTTTACTGGCGATATCTCCATTGATGAGATTACCGTCGATGAGGCCTTAAATTGCCCTGTTCCTGTAAATTTCCGTTGGTTAAGCAGCACTCCAAACGCAGCCATCTTAACTTTTGACGCTGTTGCTGCAGCAACCTCAGGCTACCGCGTTTATGTAGGTGCCCCAGGCTTTGATCCTGCTACAGTAACGCCTCAAACCTTTACGAACGACACTGTAACCCTAACCGGTTTAAGCGCCGCAACTACTTATGAGGCTTATGTTGAGTCGGATTGTGGTTCCAATGGTTTAAGTGGTACCATCTGTGCCATTACTTTCGAAACCAGCTGCGTTCCTTTCAACACTTATTATGCACGCGACTTTGAGTCTGATACGGATGGTGACGAACCACAGTGTTGGGTACAATACAATAACTACGATCTAAATGCATATGCCAGAACCGAAACGGTAACCAATGCATATAGTGGTAATAATGTCTTAGAGATCTTCAGTAGCTCTAATTTCTCCGCAGGTGACACCCTGATTTCAGTAAGTCCTGAATTCAGCGATATGACCAGCAACACTCGTCAGGTAAAATTCTATGTGAGCTCACAAGTAGCTAGCAATACCTTAATTGTAGGTACCTCTAATTCACAATTACCTGGCTCCGCATTTAATCCTATCGACACCATTACCTTAAGCACATCTTGGCAATTGGTTATTATCCCTTTAAATGCCTCTAGTGGCTATAATGGCTCAGATAAATATGTGGTTTTCCGTCATGGACTGGAAAATACCTTTAGCGATGTGTACATCGATGATTTTGTATATGAAGCGATTCCAGCCTGTCCTCAATTAACTAATATCAGTTTAGATGCGGTTGGAATTACCACTGCTACCTTCAGCTATAACAGCAGCAGCAATCCTGTACAATACGAGTTTGGTCCTGTTGGCTATCAGCAGGGAACCGGAACGGTTGGCACCCTGCCCAGCAATACGGGTACCATTGGTGGTTTAAGTTCTGCCAATTGCTACGATGTTTACCTGCGTACTGATTGTACAAGCGGAGGTAATGGTACTTCTATCTGGTCTGGTCCTTTCACAGTATGCACTCTTTGCTTAACGCAGAGCTTACCTTATTCTGAAAACTTTGACATTGGCCTTGGATGTTTCATTGCTCAAGACGGTGGAACTACAACCGATACTTGGGTACATGCTACCTCCTCCACAACTACAACCAACCCCGCTGGATTGAATAGCTCCCCTGGATGGGTAGAGGCCGATTCTGATAATGCAGGTTCGGGTGCAGTTACCATGGATGAAAACTTATTGAGTCCTTATATCGATGCAGGTAATATCACTGGAACTTTATATCTGGAATTTGATCAATTCTACCAAAACCTTGGCTCTAATGCCATAGTAGAAGTTTGGGATGGTAACAATTGGATTGGCCTATTGAACCAAACCGCCAATATTGGAGCCTTTGGAGCCCCAGATCATCAGAAAATCGATATTACGGCTTATGCTAATGATAGCCTTCAAGTTCGTTTTGTTTACCAGGATAATGGCGCCTGGGCTTGGTGGTGGTTGATTGACAACGTTCTGATTCAAGAAGAACTTTGTGCTCGTTCAACCAATTTCATGACCTCCTTCGCTACCTCCGACTCCTTAGGTCTTTCTTGGACCGCCGGATCAGGTACCAGCTTTAGCATTGAATATGGCCCTGCTGGATTTACTCCAGGTACCGGAACCATCGTAGGCACTACAAATTCCAGCATCACGATCACGGGTTTAAGTGCTCAAACCGCATATGACTTCTATCTGGTAGACAGCTGTTTTGGGGGTACCGCAAGCTTACCAGTGTTCCATTCTGCCAGTACCGCTTGTGCATTAACTACGGCGGCAGTTCTACCTCTTATTGAGGGTTTTGAAAACTATTCTACCGGACCGGTATTCACGACCCCAGATCAATTATGTAATCCGAGCTATTCATGGACTATGAACCCGGTAGGAAACGGTCGCTTTGATCTACAAGCCGGAGCTACTTTCTACCGTAATGGACTACAAGCCATGACAGTGGGGCAATCTAGTTTCACCAATAATCTGGTGATTAATGATTTAACCATGACGGTAGATCTTAGTAATTATACCACATCGCCTGGTATAACACTTAGCTTATACTACATGCGTCATACTGCTACCTCACGCCCTGGCAATAAAATCTTTGCCCGTGGAAGCGTAGCTGACACCTGGGTGCAAATCGGTGTGATGAACTCTCCAAATGTTGGTTCGTATGACTCTATCATTGGGGTAGACATCGTAGGCCCTCTTGCCGCTGCTGGTCAAACGGTGGGTGCTACCACTCAAATTCGCTTCGATCAAGAAGGTCAGAACGGTATTTTCAGCACTACATGTTGCGACGGTTATACGATAGATGATTTAGTTCTGGAGGCTGTTAGCTGCCCTAAACCCGGAAACCTGGCTGTAAGTAGCTTGTTTGACACAACCGCTACTCTAAATTGGGCCGGAACAGCTTCAAATTACCAGTACTGGTTTGGACCAGCAGGATTCTACCAAGGTACCTCAACCACTGCCGGAACCCAGGTAATGAGCAGCAGCTCAGGAATATTGATTGATACACTTAGTCAATTCACTTGCTACGAATTCTTAGTGCGCTCCGTATGTTCAGCAGGCGATAGTTCTGATTGGACGGGTCCTTTCCAATTTTGTACCCCATGTAGCCCTATCAGCGCTCCTTATTTTGAAGATTGGGATGCCTACACCTCGGCTACTAAAGATGTTGGCTGTTTTGGTATTGTAGAAGACGCCTCATTTAATGGTTCTACTTTCGATGGAGTAACCATTCAGGATTTAAGTTTCTACGCCCCTATCTCTACGCCTAACTATGTGGAAATAGACAATGGCAGTGTAACCGGCTCACCATTAATCTTGGTTTCTCCTCCTACCACAGATTTAAATGGTGGTGACAAGCGTATTGAATTCTATGCGCGCAGCACCTTTAATGCAACGCCACCTCATTCGCTGATCATCGGTACTATGAGCAATGGTAATGATGCGAGCACCTTCCATGCTATTGACACCATTTATCCTGATGGAGCTGCCTTTACTCAATACAATGTTGAGTTTACCGCGGCTAATGGATACAATGGCACCGACATGTTCTTTGGGCTAATGCACGGACAAGGATCTACCTTCAGTCCATTGCTGATTGATGATCTCATCTACGAAACCATTCCAACTTGTATTCGACCTTCAGACTTGCAATTGGATTCCGCAGATCTAAACATGTTGCATGTATCCTGGACTTCTAATGGAGTTGGTAACTCTTGGGCGATTGAATATGGTCCGGTTGGATTTACTCCAGGAAATGGCACCACTATAATTGCCAACTCAAATCCATTCACCATAAACAGCTTACAGGCCGCTACCTCTTATGATGTGTACATCCGTGAGATTTGTGCTCCTGGCGATACCAGTCGTATTGTTGGGCCAGAAAAAATGTCAACCACTGTTTGTGCTGCAACTAATCAATGCTGGTTCACTTATGACCTAATTGATGCCTTTGGCGATGGTTGGAATGGTGGTTTGGTAGAAATCCGTCAGAACGGAGTTACGGTAGCTACCTTAGGACAGAACTTTACCGGTGGTAGTCTCTACTCCGACTCTGTTCTCTTATGTGATAACTTCCCAACTTCAATTGTGGTAAGTAATACTGGTGGATGGCCCAGCGAAATGGGAATCATGTTCTTTACCCCCTGGGGTGATACACTTGTAAATTATGCCGCTACCGGCACTACGAACCTGAACACCATTATGGGTACTTTCACAGCCCTTTGTACACCTCCAACCTGTGCTGCCCCAACCAACCTGGTACAAACCTCAGGTGGTTTAACAGACATCGGCATGTCTTGGGTTTCAAATGGCCCAGGAACCAGCTTTGAGGTAGAGTATGGCTCTGTGGGACATACCGCCGGAACCGGTTCTATTCAAAGTAGCAATACCAATAGCGCGACTATAACTTCACTTATGTCGTCATCGAGCTATGATATCTATGTACGTGAAATTTGTGGACCAAACGACACCTCTGCATGGTACGGCCCGGTTAAGATGAATACCTCACTTTGTGCCGTGAGTCAACAATGTATTTTCCACTTCGACCTTACCGATTCCTTTGGTGATGGATGGAATGGCGCAGAAATCACAGTGTATCAAAATGGTATTGAAATCGGTAAACTTGGTTCCAACTTCACTGGTGGTACATTGTATCAAGATTCACTTTCCTTATGTGACTCCTTGCCTACTCAAATTGTATTGACTACCGGAGGTGGTTGGCCATCTGAAGTTGGATTCTTTGTATACAACCCACTTGGAGACACTTCAGCATTCTATTATGCCAGTGGCCTAACCGCACAAGGAGATACCATGGCTAACTTTATCGCCTATTGTACTGGTAGCCCTTCTACCCCATGTACCGCACCAGACTCAATCTGGGCTACTACCAATGTAGCATGTGATGCCATCGAAGTAGATTGGAATAGCCATTCGGGTGGTTCATTGATCGAGTACGGTCCTGCTGGATTTACTCCGGGTACCGGTACCCTAACGGGTGTAGTAACTGCCCCCTACTTGATTTCGAACTTGAACCCTGGTACTTCTTATGATGTATATGTAGCTGACACTTGTAGCAGCGATACTTCAGGCTTCACCATGAATAACTTCAGTACCGCTTCTGGTCCATTACCAGTAGCAAGCTTCACTATTGACAGCGCCATTGTAGGTAACTCCTATGAAATCTATGTAGATGCCTCTGCTTCTACGGATGCTGATACTTATGAGTGGAACTTCGGTAATGGTGTTACTTCCAGCAATGCTGCTGATACCATGGTATACTTAGGAAATGGTGGTTATACCGTAACCTTAGTAGTAAGCAATGCTTGTGGTAGCGATACCCTTACTTACAATATCAATGTGAACATTGGTATCGAAGAGAATCCTTTAGCTAATAGCTTAAGTGTTTATCCTAACCCTGCTAACTCTATGGTGAACATCAACTTCACCGCTGTAAGCAGTGCCGATGCAGTAATTCGTTTAGTGGACGCTCAAGGCCGCGAGGTTATGAATGTTCAGGAACGTGCTGCCGGAGGAGAATTTAAGCGTGAACTGGATGTAAGCCAGCTCGCTTCAGGAATCTATATGATCGAAATTCAATCCGGAGATCTGAAAGCACACCGTAGATTAAGTGTGAAATAA